Proteins encoded within one genomic window of Brienomyrus brachyistius isolate T26 chromosome 22, BBRACH_0.4, whole genome shotgun sequence:
- the LOC125718267 gene encoding potassium voltage-gated channel subfamily H member 4-like has protein sequence MPVMKGLLAPQNTFLDTIANRFDGTHSNFLLGNAQGHRGFPVVYCSDGFCELTGFARTEVMQKNCSCRFLHGAETSEHVALQMEKTLEGRQEFQAEVQFYKRNAGPFWCLLDIVPIKNEKGEVVLFLLSFKDISDTHGKNHLSSCKEGERPLGRKHGGSKLSEARYQGRAVLYHLTSRFTRRGKGDVKLDRGVFEKPSLPEYKVATVEKSRFILLHYSVSKALWDWMILLATFYVAVTVPYNVCFTAYDDSDVASRSTIVSDIAVEMLFILDIVLNFRTSYVSQSGQVVYDPRSICIHYAATWFFVDLIAALPFDLLYAFNITVTSLVHLLKTVRLLRLLRLLQKLDRYSQYSAVVLTLLMSMFALLAHWMACIWYVIGRKEMENNDPVAWDIGWLHELGKRLDSPYTNSSLGGPSLRSAYIASLYFTLSSLTSVGFGNVCANTDAEKIFSICTMLIGALMHAVVFGNVTAIIQRMYSRRSLYHTRIKDLKDFIRVHRLPQQLKQRMLEYFQTTWSVSNGIDANELLHDFPDELRADIAMNLNKDILQLPIFECASRGCLRSLSLHIKTSFCAPGEYLIRQGDALQANYFVCSGSLEVLKDGMVLAILGKGDLIGADLPGHEQVIKTNADVKALTYCDLQYISLRALREVLQLYPEYASRFTADIHHNLTYNLREGSEAEGLTRFSRSPRPTHNPLDNSTSSRSKLAFEGEADEECEEYFRSSPRSRPRSRLTLPHLGTPARHGSLSHLLGEELRQLGSVRRCPSPSRSRRGHSPTPSREEPSPPPTSKAEPGSSNKPAKLLIPSLNCFGPPDLSPRVVDGIEDDGQTFHFNVEESGTKTSTDSLAKDSNQANANLLLETEEVRHSINQLNTEMSLLSQEVSHISTELHHMMHLLQTRVAVQHFTSTLSAYPYGVHVVSNSAGGSTMAAADWPPRLSCNVVAGLQAHHEHVTRDPMGHTSGGTMGCGMNASRARAATMGQSVDVDLPKRSLSPRPTCFQASCYREQPRAAGQGAESQQSFCSAFRSTPNSPFMTPHRRHTGPSLLNCSHAFQGFVPLPPQQGHGEQSPSQTNIHPSCSNDTLIQPLSGHSQQAVASSECTHPQSSSPVSIQSLLVTPSGYAPLHTSVNPLAHSGSYSSNSPQHNPSCLSTTPRQNDLLGSSPSDILDAGDLLDIHCTSFPTPTHYHKKPPATSQDFSLPRMDGP, from the exons ACAGCAACTTCCTGCTGGGCAACGCGCAGGGACACCGGGGCTTTCCCGTCGTCTACTGCTCGGACGGCTTCTGCGAGCTCACGGGCTTTGCGCGCACTGAGGTGATGCAGAAGAATTGCAGCTGCCGCTTCCTGCACGGGGCGGAGACCAGCGAGCACGTGGCGCTGCAGATGGAGAAGACGCTGGAGGGCCGACAGGAGTTCCAGGCCGAGGTGCAGTTTTACAAGAGGAATG CAGGCCCGTTCTGGTGCTTGTTGGACATCGTCCCGATCAAGAACGAGAAGGGTGAGGTGGTGCTCTTCCTCCTGTCCTTTAAGGACATCAGCGACACACATGGGAAGAACCACCTCAGCTCCTGTAAAGAAG GTGAGAGGCCGCTTGGCAGGAAGCACGGCGGTTCCAAGCTCAGCGAGGCCCGGTACCAGGGCCGGGCCGTGCTCTACCACCTGACCAGCCGTTTCACTCGGCGAGGAAAAGGTGACGTGAAACTGGACAGG GGCGTGTTTGAGAAACCTTCTCTGCCCGAGTACAAGGTGGCCACAGTAGAGAAATCGCGCTTCATCCTGCTGCACTACAGCGTCTCCAAGGCGCTGTGGGATTGGATGATCCTGCTGGCCACCTTCTACGTGGCCGTCACCGTGCCGTACAACGTCTGCTTCACCGCCTACGACGACAGCGACGTCGCCTCTCGCAGCACCATCGTCAGCGACATCGCCGTGGAGATGCTCTTCATCCTGG ATATTGTGCTGAACTTCCGTACCTCCTACGTGAGTCAGTCAGGCCAGGTGGTGTATGATCCACGCTCCATCTGCATCCACTATGCTGCCACCTGGTTTTTTGTGGACCTCATCGCCGCCCTGCCCTTTGACCTGCTCTATGCCTTCAACATCACTGTG ACGTCTCTGGTCCATCTGCTGAAGACGGTGCGTCTGCTGCGACTCCTGCGgctgctgcagaagctggaCCGCTACTCGCAGTACAGCGCCGTGGTGCTGACTCTCCTCATGTCCATGTTCGCCCTGCTGGCCCACTGGATGGCCTGCATCTGGTACGTCATCGGCCGCAAGGAGATGGAGAACAACGATCCCGTCGCCTGGGACATCG GTTGGCTTCACGAGCTGGGGAAGAGGCTGGACTCCCCCTACACCAACAGCAGCTTGGGGGGCCCGTCCCTGCGCAGCGCCTATATCGCCTCGCTCTACTTCACCCTCAGCAGCCTAACCAGCGTGGGCTTCGGTAACGTCTGCGCCAACACCGACGCCGAGAAGATCTTCTCCATCTGCACCATGCTGATCGGGG CGCTGATGCACGCCGTGGTCTTCGGCAACGTGACGGCCATCATCCAGCGCATGTACTCACGCCGCTCGCTCTACCACACGCGCATAAAGGACCTGAAGGACTTCATCCGCGTCCACAGGCTGCCCCAGCAGCTCAAACAGCGCATGCTGGAGTACTTCCAGACCACCTGGTCCGTCAGCAACGGCATCGATGCCAACGAG CTCCTGCATGACTTTCCGGACGAGCTGCGGGCCGACATCGCCATGAACCTGAACAAGGACATCCTGCAGCTGCCGATCTTCGAGTGTGCCAGTAGGGGCTGCCTGCGCTCTCTCTCGCTGCACATCAAAACGTCCTTCTGCGCCCCTGGCGAGTATCTCATCCGTCAGGGGGATGCACTTCAGGCCAACTATTTCGTCTGCTCCGGATCCCTGGAGGTGCTCAAGGATGGGATGGTGCTTGCCATACTCG GAAAAGGGGACCTAATCGGGGCGGACCTTCCGGGTCATGAGCAGGTCATCAAGACTAATGCAGATGTGAAGGCCCTGACGTACTGCGACCTGCAGTACATCAGCCTACGGGCGCTGAGGGAGGTGCTGCAGCTCTACCCCGAGTACGCGAGCCGCTTCACGGCCGACATCCACCACAACCTCACCTACAACCTGCGGGAGGGCAGTGAAGCGGAG GGTTTGACGAGATTCTCACGGTCACCCAGGCCGACTCAC AATCCTTTGGATAACAGCACCTCCTCAAGGAGCAAGCTGGCCTTCGAAGGGGAGGCGGATGAGGAGTGCGAGGAGTACTTCCGCTCGTCGCCCCGCAGCCGGCCCCGCAGCAGACTCACGCTGCCCCACCTTGGCACCCCCGCCCGGCACGGCTCGCTCAGCCACCTTCTGGGCGAGGAGCTCCGCCAGCTCGGCTCGGTCCGCCGCTGCCCCTCGCCCTCCCGCAGCCGGCGGGgccacagccccacccccagcagggaagagccgtcccccccacccacttCCAAAGCAGAGCCGGGATCCAGCAACAAACCTGCTAAGCTGCTCATCCCCTCCCTCAACTGCTTCGGCCCCCCTGACCTCAGCCCCAG GGTCGTGGATGGGATCGAGGACGATGGGCAGACGTTTCACTTTAACGTGGAGGAAAGCGGCACTAAGACCAGCACCGACAGCCTCGCCAAAG ACTCCAACCAGGCTAATGCTAATCTGCTTCTGGAGACAGAGGAAGTGAGACACAGCATCAACCAGCTCAACACAGAG ATGAGCCTTTTAAGCCAAGAGGTCTCTCACATATCCACGGAGCTCCaccacatgatgcacctcctTCAGACCCGCGTTGCCGTGCAGCACTTCACCTCCACCCTCTCCGCCTACCCCTACGGTGTTCACGTCGTCTCGAATTCCGCCGGTGGCAGTACCATGGCCGCTGCTGATTGGCCCCCGCGCTTATCCTGCAACGTGGTAGCGGGCCTGCAAGCTCATCATGAGCATGTGACTCGGGATCCCATGGGGCACACTAGCGGGGGCACCATGGGCTGTGGCATGAACGCCTCCCGAGCTCGGGCAGCTACCATGGGACAGTCGGTAGACGTCGACCTTCCTAAACGGTCGCTAAGCCCCAGACCCACCTGTTTTCAAGCGTCTTGCTACCGGGAGCAGCCAAGGGCAGCTGGACAAGGAGCAGAGAGCCAGCAAAGCTTCTGCTCAGCCTTCAGGAGTACCCCGAACTCCCCGTTCATGACTCCTCATCGGCGCCACACTGGCCCCTCCTTACTCAACTGTAGCCACGCCTTCCAAGGGTTTGTACCACTCCCTCCCCAGCAAGGACATGGAGAGCAAAGTCCTTCTCAaaccaatatccatccatcatgcTCAAATGACACCCTCATTCAGCCTCTGTCTGGGCATAGTCAGCAAGCTGTTGCAAGCTCTGAATGCACACACCCCCAATCCAGCTCTCCAGTGTCCATTCAGTCACTGTTGGTGACCCCAAGTGGATATGCACCCCTCCACACATCTGTTAACCCCCTTGCGCATTCTGGTTCATACTCCTCAAACTCCCCCCAGCATAATCCCAGCTGCCTCTCCACCACGCCAAGGCAGAACGACCTTCTTGGCTCAAGCCCCAGCGACATCCTAGACGCTGGTGACCTTCTGGACATTCATTGCACCTCGTTTCCGACACCGACCCATTACCATAAAAAACCACCGGCTACCTCTCAGGATTTTAGTCTCCCAAGAATGGACGGCCCGTGA